DNA sequence from the Streptomyces cinnabarinus genome:
GCACCACCGCCACCGCCGCCCGAGTCCTGCGCCAGCTCCGCCACGACCCGCGCAGCATCGCGCTGATGGTCCTCGTCCCGTGCGTGATGCTCTTCCTGCTGCGCTACGTCTTCGACGGCAACCCGCAGACCTTCGACAACATCGGCGCATCACTGCTCGGGATCTTCCCGCTGATCACGATGTTCCTGGTCACCTCCATCGCCACCTTGCGCGAACGCACCTCGGGCACCCTCGAACGCCTCCTCGCCATGCCCCTCGGCAAAGGCGACCTGATCGCCGGCTACGCCCTCGCCTTCGGCACCATCGCGATCATCCAGTCCGCCCTCGCCACCGCCCTCGCCCTGTGGGGCCTGGGTCTGGACGTCACCGGCAGCCCCTGGCTGCTCCTCCTGGTCGCGCTCCTCGACGCCCTCCTCGGCACCGCGCTCGGCCTCTTCGTCTCCGCCTTCGCGGCCTCCGAATTCCAGGCCGTCCAGTTCATGCCGGCCGTGATCTTCCCTCAGCTCCTCCTCTGCGGACTGTTCACCCCGCGCGACACCATGCACCCCGTCCTGGAGGCCATCTCCAACGTCCTCCCCATGTCCTACGCCGTCGACGGCATGAACGAAGTTCTCAAGCACACCGACATGACAGCCGCCTTCGTCCGCGACGCCCTGATCGTCGCCGGCTGCGCCCTCCTCGTCCTCGCCCTCGGCGCCGCCACCCTGCGCCGCCGCACCGCCTGACCTCCGAGCCCACGTCCCGCCCACCGGACACCCCACCCGCACTCAAGCCCCCGATGGGAGGATGAACACCGGACGACGAACACCCGGAGGGCACCCCCGCCATGACTCAGAAAGTCGCAGTCCTCGGCACCGGCAAGATCGGCGAAGCCCTGCTCAGCGGAATGATCCGAGCAGGCTGGGGCCCGGCCGACCTCCTGGTCACCGCCCGCCGCCCGGAGCGTGCCGAGGAACTCCGCAAGCGCTACGGAGTCACCCCGGTCAGCAACCCCGAGGCCGCCAAGACCGCCGACACCCTGATCCTCACGGTCAAACCGCAGGACATGGGCACCCTCCTCGACGAACTCGCCCCGCACGTCCCCGCCGACCGCCTGGTCATCAGCGGCGCCGCGGGCATCCCCACCTCTTACTTCGAGGAGCGCCTCACCGCGGGCACCCCCGTCGTCCGCGTCATGACGAACACACCCGCCCTCGTCGACGAGGCCATGTCCGTCATCTCCTCCGGCAGCCACGCCACCGAGGCCCACCTCGCCCACACCGAGGAGATCTTCGGCGCCGTCGGCAAGACCCTTCGCGTCCCCGAGTCCCAGCAGGACGCCTGCACCGCTCTCTCCGGCTCGGGCCCGGCGTACTTCTTCTATCTGGTCGAAGCCATGACCGACGCCGGCATCCTGCTCGGCCTGCCCCGCGACAAGGCGCACGATCTGATCGTCCAGTCCGCGATCGGCGCCGCGACGATGCTCCGCGACAGCGGCGAGCACCCCGTCAAGCTCCGCGAGAACGTCACCTCACCGGCCGGCACCACCATCAACGCCATCCGCGAGCTGGAGAACCACGGCGTACGAGCCGCCCTCATCGCCGCCCTCGAAGCCGCCCGCGACCGCAGCCGCGAGCTGGCCTCCGGCAACAACAGCTGACACCCGGCCGCCCCTGACCCAGGGGCGGCCCAGCACTCGGCCTCCGACCGCCGCTAAGCGGTCACCCCGATATCCGCTGCCGCGGGCAGCAGCCCGATCGCCCGATACGCGGCATCCACAGTCGGCCGCGCCATCGCCCGAGCCCGCTCCGCTCCATCCCGCAGCACCCCCTCCACATGGCCAGGATCAGCACACAGCTCCCTGTGCCGCTCCTGCACCGGCCTCAGAACCTCCACCACGGCGTCCGCGGTGTCCTTCTTCAAAGCGCCATACGACTCAT
Encoded proteins:
- a CDS encoding ABC transporter permease produces the protein MSTTTHPTGTPATAGPTPTSALNLYRTTATAARVLRQLRHDPRSIALMVLVPCVMLFLLRYVFDGNPQTFDNIGASLLGIFPLITMFLVTSIATLRERTSGTLERLLAMPLGKGDLIAGYALAFGTIAIIQSALATALALWGLGLDVTGSPWLLLLVALLDALLGTALGLFVSAFAASEFQAVQFMPAVIFPQLLLCGLFTPRDTMHPVLEAISNVLPMSYAVDGMNEVLKHTDMTAAFVRDALIVAGCALLVLALGAATLRRRTA
- the proC gene encoding pyrroline-5-carboxylate reductase — its product is MTQKVAVLGTGKIGEALLSGMIRAGWGPADLLVTARRPERAEELRKRYGVTPVSNPEAAKTADTLILTVKPQDMGTLLDELAPHVPADRLVISGAAGIPTSYFEERLTAGTPVVRVMTNTPALVDEAMSVISSGSHATEAHLAHTEEIFGAVGKTLRVPESQQDACTALSGSGPAYFFYLVEAMTDAGILLGLPRDKAHDLIVQSAIGAATMLRDSGEHPVKLRENVTSPAGTTINAIRELENHGVRAALIAALEAARDRSRELASGNNS